In the genome of Acidovorax sp. 69, the window CTCTGCGTAGACCTTGCGTACATGGGCCAGCGTGGCGGGCATGCGGCCGGCCTTGAGGTACTGCGCGGCCGTGGCCTGGGCAAAGGTGCTGGTGTGCGCATCGCTGAACTGCTTGCACATCGTGGCCTTGGCCAGCAGTTCGGCCGGTGCAATCATCCAGCCCACACGCAGGCCGGGCGAGAGCACCTTGCTCATGGAACCGCAGTGTGCCAGCAGCTCACGGCTTCCGGGCACGGTGGCCGACAGGTTGAGCAGGCTGGGGGGTGGCGCTTCGCCAAAGTACAGGTCACCGTACGGGTCGTCCTCGACGATCAACGTGTTGTGCTTGACGGCCATCTCCAGCACGGCCTTGCGGCGCTCCAGGCTCAGCATGGCGCCGCTGGGGTTGCCGAAGGTGGGGATCAGGTAGACGAACTTGGGCTTGTGCTCAGCAATGAGCTTTTCCAACTCGTCGGTCTTCACGCCGTTTTCGTCGATGGGAGCGCTGATGAGTTCGGCGCCGTACAGGCGGAAACACTGAATGGTGGCCAGGAAGGTCGGGCCTTCCACAATGACTTTGTCACCCGGGCTGATGAGCGTCTTGCCCAGCAAATCGAGTGCTTGCTGGCTGCCAGTGGTCACGATGAGGTTGTCGGCCGCCAGATCCTTGGCACCTTTGCTGGCCATGAAGGCGGCCAGTTGCTCGCGCAGCGGGTTGTAGCCTTCAGTGGCGCCGTATTGCAGTGCGGCACCAGGTTCTTCGGTCAGTGCGGCATTGCTGGCCGCGCGAATGCCTTCCACGTCAAACATCGCGCTGTCCGGGAAGCCGCCCGCAAAGCTGATGATGCCGGGCTTGCCCAGCAGCTTGAAAAGCTCACGGATGGCGGAGGTTTCTACGTTGTTCAGGCGGTCGGCAAATTGCATGGCGTGGTCGGGGAGTGGGTTGGCAACAAGCTTTGCATTGTCGCCAATTGCAGCGCAGGTTTCCTGCGGTGTCATTAAACTGGCTTCTCTTCTCCTTAACGCCATGACGCGCCATGCCCCTGACGATACGCACCCTGCCACGCATGCGCTTGGCCGCCATGCGCCACACCGGCGCCTATGCCCACCCCGGTCTGACCGATCTGTGGGAGCGGTTTGGTGCCTGGTGCACCACCCATCGCCTGACCGACCCACCGCCGAAGTTTTACGGGTTCAGCCACGACAACCCGGCCTGCACGCCGCCCGAGCAGTGCCGATATGACGCCTGCGTGC includes:
- a CDS encoding PLP-dependent aminotransferase family protein — protein: MQFADRLNNVETSAIRELFKLLGKPGIISFAGGFPDSAMFDVEGIRAASNAALTEEPGAALQYGATEGYNPLREQLAAFMASKGAKDLAADNLIVTTGSQQALDLLGKTLISPGDKVIVEGPTFLATIQCFRLYGAELISAPIDENGVKTDELEKLIAEHKPKFVYLIPTFGNPSGAMLSLERRKAVLEMAVKHNTLIVEDDPYGDLYFGEAPPPSLLNLSATVPGSRELLAHCGSMSKVLSPGLRVGWMIAPAELLAKATMCKQFSDAHTSTFAQATAAQYLKAGRMPATLAHVRKVYAERAQAMGDALRKELGDAIEFVQPQGGLFVWARLTGAGGKVADGNVLAKRAIDKGVAFVPGTPFYCANPDNATLRLSFATADVDKIREGVARLGQAI